From Penicillium psychrofluorescens genome assembly, chromosome: 1, one genomic window encodes:
- a CDS encoding uncharacterized protein (ID:PFLUO_000589-T1.cds;~source:funannotate), whose translation MSLPTFVFSLGAWVTPKVFDPLRARLAVLGFSSECLPHPSIGAEPPSKTLADDVASLRDLLTTLADKGKDVIVVAHSYGGVVASAAVEGLDKSTRGTADKLGGIVKIIYVSAFALDKGQSLLGILGGNFLPWMRIEGDYVYADAAGAVGWQDLPLGEQEQWNATMLHTSRLVFSGEATYEPWRDIPSTYVICEQDHALPPQFQEQFAAKVGGPENTYRLQSSHSPFLSMPDEVATLLQDIAKA comes from the exons ATGAGTTTACCTACATTTGTCTTCTCCCTCGGCGCCTGGGTAACCCCAAAAGTCTTTGACCCCCTTCGAGCCCGTCTAGCCGTCCTCGGCTTTTCGTCCGAATGTCTCCCGCACCCCTCAATTGGCGCCGAACCGCCCTCTAAGACTTTGGCAGACGATGTCGCTTCCCTACGCGATCTGTTGACTACGCTCGCGGACAAGGGAAAGGATGTTATCGTTGTGGCGCATTCCTATGGCGGTGTTGTGGCCTCTGCTGCTGTCGAGGGACTGGATAAGTCTACTCGTGGAACTGCGGATAAACTAGGAGGTATTGTGAAGATTATTTATGTGTCTGCCTTTGCGCTGGATAAGGGTCAGAGCTTGTTGGGTATACTGGGAGGGAATTTTCTGCCTTGGATGAGGATTGAG GGCGACTACGTATATGCCgatgctgctggcgccgtcGGCTGGCAAGATCTCCCTTTaggagaacaagaacaatGGAATGCTACTATGCTACACACCTCGCGCCTTGTCTTCTCTGGAGAAGCTACATATGAGCCATGGCGAGATATACCCAGTACCTATGTCATCTGCGAGCAGGACCATGCTTTGCCGCCACAATTCCAGGAGCAGTTTGCTGCTAAAGTTGGTGGACCGGAGAACACCTATCGATTGCAGAGCTCGCACTCGCCGTTTCTGAGTATGCCGGACGAAGTTGCCACTCTTTTGCAGGACATTGCGAAGGCATAA
- a CDS encoding uncharacterized protein (ID:PFLUO_000590-T1.cds;~source:funannotate): protein MIAWFLLGSAFAYNLLMGIYRLHLHPLSRYPGPRLAAVTRLYEIYFAAWGDGSFDHRIRKLHQEFGPVVRITPDEVHVQEQPIRLSDCRVKGAAAGEKRKKAMTTRPKDKRPAASAATIPRSQMTSFPSLLSARPFARDPSAQTPRAPGGQLQVSDHAEAWPTEPRPDHRTELRSNIIKDRLPNPDEIAETTESLRSSQIQVLTDQTKPNNNHPRQPHADSSYFAPAQSKAEVYTQLLSQAEGLLFGQRNWVSNLANISSLLWHAYASLPPPSRSVNWSGFYIRDDKFPALASAVSSPPLPDTPHGDGSSNGVTISTISTTYATPEEQYLLLGPFHGKPACQQIRFGKGVCGTAASKQMTMLVPDVLNFPGHIACDADSRSEIVVPILVRGETVAIIDIDCTEPSGFDEEDKLYLEKLAAMLAVSCDW, encoded by the exons ATGATCGCCTGGTTTCTACTCGGCAGCGCGTTTGCATACAACCTGCTCATGGGCATCTACCGTCTTCACCTCCACCCGCTTAGCCGATACCCCGGCCCGCGGCTGGCGGCCGTGACGCGGCTGTATGAGATATACTTCGCAGCGTGGGGAGATGGGTCCTTTGACCACAGAATCCGCAAGCTGCATCAAGAATTCG GACCCGTGGTCCGCATCACCCCCGACGAGGTGCACGTCCAAGAACAACCGATAAGATTAAGCGACTGCCGGGTCAAAGGAGCTGCTGCcggggagaaaagaaagaaagcaatGACAACGCGACCGAAGGACAAGCgcccagcagcttcagcagcaacTATTCCTCGTTCGCAAATGACGAGTTTCCCAAGTCTGCTCTCTGCTCGACCATTTGCCCGCGATCCTAGTGCACAGACGCCGCGTGCACCGGGTGGTCAGCTCCAGGTCTCGGACCATGCCGAGGCCTGGCCCACCGAGCCGAGACCTGATCACCGAACCGAGCTCCGGTCCAACATTATTAAGGATCGACTACCTAATCCGGACGAGATTGCTGAAACAACCGAGAGCTTAAG ATCCTCGCAGATCCAGGTCCTGACAGACCAGACCAAACCtaacaacaaccaccctcgACAGCCTCACGCCGACTCCTCCTACTTCGCACCCGCCCAATCCAAGGCCGAGGTGTACACCCAGCTCCTCTCCCAGGCTGAGGGCCTCCTCTTCGGCCAACGCAACTGG GTCAGCAACCTAGCCAACATCTCCTCCCTCCTGTGGCACGCCTAcgcctccctcccaccccccTCCCGCTCCGTAAATTGGTCAGGCTTCTACATCCGCGACGACAAATTCCCCGCGCTCGCCTCGGCCGTCTCATCCCCGCCCCTCCCCGACACGCCGCACggcgatggcagcagcaacggcgtgacgatctcgacgatctcgacgacgTACGCGACGCCCGAAGAGCAGTACCTCCTGCTCGGTCCATTCCATGGCAAGCCGGCTTGTCAGCAGATTCGCTTTGGGAAAGGCGTTTGTGGGACTGCCGCGTCGAAGCAGATGACGATGCTCGTGCCGGATGTTCTGAACTTTCCGGGGCATATCGCTTGTGATGCGGACAGCCGGAGTGAGATTGTTGTGCCGATCTTAGTTCGTGGCGAG ACTGTCGCGATTATCGACATCGACTGCACCGAGCCATCGGGCttcgatgaggaggataagCTCTACCTAGAAAAGTTGGCTGCTATGTTGGCCGTGAGCTGCGATTGGTGA
- a CDS encoding uncharacterized protein (ID:PFLUO_000591-T1.cds;~source:funannotate), with translation MASGRNQPRPSDVPSAIVPGVAAAASKPSHPSPSPSAAATAPPPASASTVGAALLRDYARHIEPSQTHNDIHQPNSTPRDPGCAALPAQKTEPTKEEAAVWSLPARPTIRSFRQDSFRNKKALSTDCIPRQTIMKALASRPSLANSNNQNAPLAGSWTGLMANSSSSQVPPPAEERDRERRCSNTSSELSVALSSLQVNGYIERSPATTRLMLQSPCYFHQRFDGAVNIEKVLEEIADDEWLSHSRLVQTATGVREVSKQLQRRPIKRAVRNVMIVTKARDNSLVHLTREVTEWLLSTPRYGSELGVNVYVDAKLRNSKRFDTAGLLQKDPRFTQMLQFWTPDICWTSPDKFDLVLTLGGDGTVLFTSWLFQRVVPPVLCFSLGSLGFLTNFEFTDYKSHLNAVMGEVGMRVNLRMRFTCTVFRKDRSKNAEAGAVEEGEQFEVLNELVIDRGPSPYVSNLELYADDELLTVVQADGCIFSTPTGSTAYSLSAGGSLIHPSIPGILLTPICPHTLSFRPMVLSDSHLLRIAVPHASRSTAYCSFDGKGRIELRQGDYVTIEASQYPFPTVVADSGEWFTSVQRALRWNTRGAIQKSWDGWSDGGADFEDEEWDIDTDTGLNGTDSGIGPSEDGDALSPNPMRRQMSLLNM, from the exons ATGGCCTCCGGCCGTAATCAACCCCGGCCGTCTGACGTGCCCTCGGCGATCGTACCcggtgttgctgctgctgcctccAAACCGTCTCACCCTTCGCCCTCCCCATCCGCTGCTGCTACTGCCCCACCCCCCGCATCAGCATCGACTGTCGGGGCGGCACTTCTCCGGGATTATGCCCGTCATATAGAGCCCTCGCAGACACACAACGACATCCACCAGCCCAACTCAACCCCCAGAGATCCCGGCTGCGCTGCGCTACCGGCTCAGAAGACCGAGCCGACCAAGGAAGAGGCCGCGGTCTGGTCGTTACCCGCACGTCCGACTATCCGCTCATTCCGCCAGGATTCTTTCCGCAACAAGAAGGCGTTATCAACGGACTGCATCCCGCGCCAAACCATCATGAAGGCCCTGGCTTCGCGGCCGTCCTTGGCCAACAGCAATAACCAGAATGCGCCGCTGGCCGGCTCATGGACAGGCCTGATGGCCAACAGCTCCTCCAGTCAGGTACCGCCTCCAGCGGAGGAACGGGACCGGGAGCGCCGGTGCAGCAATACGTCGTCAGAGTTGTCTGTGGCGCTCTCGAGCCTGCAAGTGAATGGTTATATCGAGCGATCACCGGCCACGACGCGGCTCATGTTGCAATCACCCTGCTATTTCCACCAACGGTTCGACGGCGCGGTGAACATCGAaaaggtgctggaggagattgcggatgATGAGTGGCTGTCACATTCCCGGCTGGTCCAGACTGCAACCGGAGTCCGCGAGGTGTCGAAGCAGCTGCAACGACGGCCCATCAAGCGCGCTGTTCGGAACGTTATGATCGTCACCAAGGCAAGAGATAACAGTCTGGTGCATCTGACCCGTGAGGTGACCGAGTGGCTGCTCTCGACGCCTCGCTACGGAAGTGAATTGGGGGTGAATGTCTATGTCGATGCAAAACTGCGCAACTCCAAGCGTTTCGATACCGCGGGCCTGCTGCAAAAGGATCCGCGCTTTACACAAATGCTACAGTTTTGGACACCCGACATCTGCTGGACATCGCCCGATAAGTTCGATTTGGTCTTGACTctcggtggtgatggcaCGGTACTTTTTACTTCCTGGCTGTTCCAACGCGTGGTACCCCCGGTTCTCTGCTTCTCGCTCGGCAGTCTGGGGTTCTTGACCAATTTCGAGTTCACCGACTACAAGTCACATCTGAATGCCGTTATGGGCGAGGTCGGCATGCGCGTCAATCTCCGCATGCGATTTACCTGCACGGTCTTCCGCAAGGACCGCAGCAAAAATGCCGAGGCGGGCGCTGTGGAGGAAGGGGAGCAATTCGAGGTTCTAAACGAGCTTGTCATCGATCGGGGACCTTCTCCCTACGTATCCAATCTGGAGTTATACGCGGACGACGAGCTTTTGACCGTTGTCCAGGCGGACGGCTGCATCTTCTCCACTCCCACCG GTTCAACCGCCTATTCCCTTTCCGCGGGGGGTTCTCTCAtccacccctccatcccgggcatcctcctcacccCGATCTGCCCTCACACCCTCTCCTTCCGACCCATGGTCCTCTCAGACTCACATCTCCTCCGGATCGCCGTCCCCCACGCATCTCGCTCGACTGCCTACTGTTCCTTCGACGGTAAGGGCCGCATCGAGCTCCGCCAAGGCGACTACGTCACCATCGAAGCAAGCCAGTACCCGTTCCCCACGGTCGTCGCCGATAGCGGCGAGTGGTTCACCAGCGTCCAGCGTGCTTTGCGCTGGAACACGCGCGGTGCTATCCAGAAGAGCTGGGACGGCTGGTCGGACGGTGGCGCGGATTTCGAAGACGAGGAGTGGGATATCGACACGGACACCGGACTCAATGGGACCGATAGCGGGATTGGACCAAgtgaggatggcgatgcgCTGTCCCCGAATCCGATGCGGAGACAGATGAGCTTGCTGAATATGTAG
- a CDS encoding uncharacterized protein (ID:PFLUO_000592-T1.cds;~source:funannotate) — translation MRTGQPRLGSQNRIAAYFAAVVSDESVRECFAGPAAFPILPNKRVYFARNRGDGEDKEEVEAKVQALGVTATSKYMGEQWLVHVPGTHTRSATHHPQKNCVSNFVTFTTRHQATTTFIMVGPTASLAPLYRADGSSSYTCPATGYELLGAVNAPVELPARRDALKPEEATVEVFVKPGTTTAGVGERYVEGILRSVLATVILGREKGLPRRGVVITLAIVGGEDVERGDSYLTLLPALLHTSLLALLSATVPLSMTFSATLLGVTKSGIIIPDPSAADAKAMASLHALAFSSKGHLLLNESQGRFEFDTWEAVRQKALAICQNTAVSADGDVSMAEGAEGAPLHDFVRETVEDQVHRDYPWKIDAV, via the exons ATGAGGACGGGACAGCCACGACTTGGGTCTCAAAACAGGATCGCCGCTTACTTCGCCGCCGTGGTTTCCGACGAGTCAGTTCGGGAATGCTTTGCGGGCCCAGCCGCTTTTCCAATACTGCCCAATAAGCGCGTGTATTTCGCTAGAAATAgaggtgatggagaagataaggaagaagtcgaggCCAAGGTCCAAGCTCTGGGTGTCACTGCTACCTCCAAGTATATGGGCGAGCAGTGGTTGGTGCATGTACCAGGTACCCACACTCGATCCGCGACCCACCACCCGCAGAAAAACTGCGTCTCGAACTTCGTCACCTTCACCACACGACACCAAGCGACTACCACCTTCATCATGGTCGGGCCAACAGCTTCCCTCGCTCCCCTTTATCGGGCCGATGGCTCGTCGTCCTACACGTGCCCTGCGACCGGTTATGAACTGCTGGGCGCCGTCAATGCCCCCGTCGAGCTCCCCGCACGCCGCGATGCCTTGAAGCCCGAGGAAGCCACCGTGGAGGTGTTTGTCAAGCCCGGTACTACCACCGCCGGGGTTGGAGAGCGATATGTCGAGGGCATTCTGCGGAGTGTCCTTGCGACCGTCATTCTCGGTCGTGAGAAGGGACTCCCTCGGCGCGGCGTTGTGATTACACTGGCTATTGTCGGTGGTGAGGATGTGGAACGTGGTGACTCG TATTTGACTCTTCTCCCGGCCCTCCTGCACACTTCCCTGCTCGCTCTTTTGTCCGCCACCGTGCCCCTCTCCATGACTTTCTCCGCGACTCTGCTCGGCGTGACAAAATCTGGCATCATCATCCCCGACCCTTCTGCGGCCGATGCGAAAGCAATGGCCTCGCTCCACGCGCTAGCCTTTTCATCAAAGGGCCATCTCTTGCTCAACGAGAGTCAAGGACGATTCGAGTTTGATACCTGGGAAGCCGTTCGTCAAAAAGCCCTCGCCATCTGCCAGAATACTGCGGTGAGTGCCGATGGCGATGTCTCCATGGCCGAGGGAGCAGAAGGCGCACCGCTACACGACTTCGTGCGTGAGACAGTTGAGGACCAAGTGCACCGCGACTACCCATGGAAGATTGATGCCGTCTGA
- a CDS encoding uncharacterized protein (ID:PFLUO_000593-T1.cds;~source:funannotate) — protein MGLSYGIHDYIEGGVITAVIVLNIVVGFIQDYRAEKDILSLHSLSAPVCKAIRDNRVASVKAESLVVGDIVQLAVGDIVPADLRLFDGMNASVDEALLTGESLPVLKTPHVTLVTPDIPIGDRTNMAYSGCSTTQGRAMGIVTATGMRTEVGKIAQLLQDKGNNDSANPFVRVALRMKSSAMDILGLVGTPLQVKLSKFALLLFGLAILLAIIVFSVNKWNVQGEVLIYGICVAVAVIPESLIAVLTITMAVGTKAMAKGNVIVRKLQCLEAVGGVTNICSDKTGTLTQGKMIARCAWIPNAGTMTVRETTNPYDPTNGLVQLDGIDWNSSQPIEQHPALHVFLSAIALCNLSTVHQANNTWTAIGEPTEIALHILAMRFDFGKKMILAEGKLDLHTEYPFDSAIKKMTVIYTNSTDKVNEIYTKGAPEAVLPHVSASEAEMSIIKETADRMAGEGLRVLCVAHKTVPMDGTSEKPPRDSAESNLQFAGLVGLYDPPRIETAAAVRKCQMAGITVHMLTGDHIKTATAIASEVGILDRLDASVKYRKLVMSADEFDKLSDSDIDSIEELPLVIARCSPTTKVRMVEAMHRRRAFCVMTGDGVNDSPALKRADVGIAMGKNGSDVAKEAADMVLTDDNFASIVKAVEEGRRLFDNIQKASYTFVVFLMHLLISNIAQVILLLIALAFKDVRGSSVFPLSPLEILWANLVTSSFLAVGLGLEEAQPDIMYRPPHNLRAGVFTRELIVDKMIYGTFMGSLCLISFICVIYAAGTGSSDLGEGCNQTYNPTCDAVFRARATTYATLTFLLLVTAWEVKHFSRSLFNMDPIRYPQTLSVFPTVWRNRFLFCAVMAGFVIAFPIIYLPVINELVFKHHAITWEWGIVVGCTAVYLLGVESWKAVKRALRIGSGKHGILTLEDAEFRAGLATPTSLSMSANASVEMK, from the exons ATGGGTCTGTCTTATGGCATACACGATTATATCGAAGGCGGGGTTATCACTGCCGTCATTGTTCTCAATATTGTCGTGGG GTTCATACAAGACTATCgagcagagaaagacatcctctccctccactcTCTGTCGGCACCGGTATGCAAGGCCATCCGCGACAATCGTGTAGCCTCTGTGAAAGCAGAGTCACTAGTCGTCGGCGACATCGTTCAGCTAGCCGTTGGTGATATTGTACCCGCCGACCTTCGTCTATTCGACGGCATGAATGCATCAGTGGACGAGGCTCTCCTCACCGGCGAATCTCTTCCCGTCCTGAAAACCCCACATGTAACACTGGTTACCCCGGACATACCAATTGGCGACCGAACAAACATGGCATACTCAGGCTGCAGCACGACCCAAGGCCGAGCAATGGGAATTGTCACTGCAACTGGGATGCGAACTGAAGTTGGGAAGATTGCTCAATTGCTCCAGGATAAGGGAAATAATGACAGCGCAAATCCGTTCGTGCGTGTAGCTCTACGGATGAAATCTTCCGCTATGGACATTTTGGGTCTGGTGGGTACTCCCTTGCAAGTGAAACTGAGCAAGTTTGCCCTCTTGCTTTTCGGTCTTGCCATTCTGCTTGCTATTATTGTCTTTTCTGTCAATAAATGGAATGTTCAGGGAGAAGTCCTTATATACGGCATCTGTGTTGCTGTTGCAGTCATCCCGGAGTCTCTGATCGCGGTTCTCACCATCACTATGGCTGTGGGCACCAAGGCAATGGCCAAGGGAAATGTGATTGTCCGCAAATTGCAGTGCCTTGAGGCCGTCGGAGGTGTCACCAACATCTGTTCCGACAAAACCGGCACTCTCACGCAGGGGAAAATGATCGCTCGATGTGCTTGGATTCCAAATGCGGGTACTATGACAGTGCGGGAAACAACTAATCCATATGATCCAACAAACGGCCTAGTTCAACTAGACGGGATTGACTGGAACTCGAGTCAGCCAATCGAGCAACACCCTGCGCTACATGTCTTCTTGTCCGCGATTGCTCTCTGCAATTTATCAACCGTGCACCAAGCCAACAATACGTGGACTGCTATCGGCGAGCCTACCGAAATTGCGTTGCACATTTTGGCTATGCGTTTTGACTttgggaagaagatgatcctTGCAGAGGGCAAACTCGACCTTCACACGGAATACCCATTTGACTCcgccatcaagaagatgaCGGTCATTTATACGAACTCCACTGATAAGGTCAATGAGATCTACACCAAGGGTGCACCCGAAGCAGTTCTTCCTCATGTCTCAGCCAGCGAGGCCGAGATGAGCATCATCAAAGAAACCGCCGATCGAATGGCAGGCGAAGGCCTCCGAGTTTTATGCGTTGCCCACAAAACAGTTCCCATGGATGGCACCTCTGAAAAGCCACCGCGAGACTCAGCTGAGTCTAACCTGCAGTTTGCAGGCCTTGTCGGACTATATGATCCACCGCGGATTGAAACAGCCGCAGCAGTGCGCAAATGTCAAATGGCAGGCATTACAGTGCACATGCTGACAGGCGATCATATCAAAACTGCCACTGCTATAGCGTCGGAAGTAGGAATCCTCGATCGTCTGGATGCTTCTGTGAAATACAGAAAACTGGTCATGTCCGCCGATGAGTTCGATAAGCTTTCCGATTCGGACATCGACAGTATCGAGGAGCTGCCTCTGGTAATCGCACGATGCAGTCCCACAACAAAGGTCCGCATGGTCGAGGCAATGCATCGGCGGCGGGCCTTTTGTGTTATGACTGGTGACGGCGTCAATGATTCTCCCGCTCTGAAAAGGGCAGATGTTGGTATCGCAATGGGCAAGAACGGCAGCGATGTCGCGAAGGAAGCGGCGGATATGGTTCTGACCGATGATAATTTTGCCTCGATTGTCAAAGCCGTCGAGGAAGGAAGACGATTGTTCGATAACATTCAAAAGGCAAGCTATACTTTTGTTGTC TTTCTCATGCACCTCCTCATCTCAAACATCGCTCAGGTCATCCTCCTTTTGATTGCCCTAGCATTCAAAGATGTACGCGGCAGCTCTGTCTTCCCACTTTCACCTCTAGAAATCCTATGGGCCAACCTGGTCACATCGTCATTCCTAGCTGTCGGCCTCGGCCTAGAAGAAGCCCAACCAGACATCATGTACAGACCACCGCACAACCTCCGCGCGGGCGTCTTTACCCGCGAGTTGATAGTAGATAAGATGATCTACGGCACCTTCATGGGTTCACTCTGTCTCATCTCATTCATCTGCGTCATCTACGCGGCCGGCACCGGATCCTCCGATCTAGGCGAGGGATGCAACCAGACATACAACCCAACCTGCGACGCAGTCTTCCGTGCTAGAGCTACGACGTACGCAACATTGACatttctgctcctcgtcaCGGCCTGGGAAGTTAAACACTTCTCCCGATCCCTGTTCAACATGGACCCCATCCGCTATCCGCAGACTCTATCCGTTTTCCCGACAGTCTGGCGCAaccgcttcctcttctgcgcTGTCATGGCTGGATTCGTCATTGCATTCCCGATTATCTATCTCCCCGTGATAAACGAGCTTGTGTTTAAGCATCATGCCATTACGTGGGAATGGGGGATTGTCGTCGGCTGCACGGCTGTGTATCTGCTTGGTGTTGAGAGCTGGAAGGCTGTCAAACGGGCGCTGCGGATCGGGAGTGGGAAGCATGGCATTTTGACACTGGAGGATGCGGAGTTCCGGGCTGGGTTGGCTACGCCGACATCTTTGTCGATGAGTGCCAATGCCAGTGTCGAGATGAAATGA
- a CDS encoding uncharacterized protein (ID:PFLUO_000594-T1.cds;~source:funannotate) produces the protein MASLSEDLKPRRNNHSRFLALPFELRREIIKYTISSTYSTHELEAWQRLQHTGYRTGWEIKPEDFTINSAGLKCHSMRSFNFALVNKQLRHEALSIIFRNATVCIHVRIPRYGPFSSVPKDISKTYRTLREHSMLLELARDISLIVDPQPMYSQTLDHKLGSILNAIFGYRRSVLWSLLVILCIELPLAGIAHFAARISKTVPFQGKRHTDLQALVDLLVQVPRSGTHMKIVVYLEHLQLQDLAIVLGLLTSRCGPTTLEEVWATWHINMGLQLCKEEYDKHFKNFVMSAAKQAGCKEILSIPPVTLMRPPRGMFVALSTSGGAKEPGQ, from the exons ATGGCTTCTCTTTCAG AAGATTTGAAGCCGAGGAGAAACAACCATTCTCGCTTCCTCGCCTTACCATTTGAGCTTCGAAGAGAGATCATCAAATACACCATCAGCTCTACATACTCTACACACGAGCTCGAGGCGTGGCAAAGACTTCAGCACACTGGATATCGCACAGGATGGGAGATCAAGCCGGAGGACTTCACTATCAATTCTGCAGGTCTCAAATGCCATTCTATGAGGTCGTTCAATTTTGCCCTTGTGAATAAGCAACTTCGGCATGAGGCGCTCAGCATCATTTTTCGAAATGCAACTGTTTGCATTCATGTCCGTATCCCCAGATACGGGCCGTTCAGCTCAGTCCCGAAAGACATATCCAAAACCTACCGCACTCTTCGCGAGCATTCGATGCTATTAGAACTGGCACGCGATATCAGCTTGATCGTTGATCCACAGCCCATGTACAGCCAGACGCTCGACCACAAACTGGGCTCCATCTTGAACGCAATATTTGGGTACCGTAGAAGTGTTCTTTGGAGTCTGTTGGTAATCCTATGCATCGAATTACCACTTGCTGGTATCGCTCACTTTGCTGCACGAATCTCCAAGACTGTGCCTTTTCAAGGAAAGCGACACACTGATCTTCAAGctcttgttgatcttctcgtgCAGGTGCCTAGGAGCGGCACACACATGAAGATCGTTGTATATCTAGAGCATTTGCAACTGCAAGATCTCGCAATTGTCCTCGGTTTATTGACCTCGCGATGTGGGCCCACCACGTTGGAAGAGGTTTGGGCCACCTGGCACATTAATATGGGCCTACAGCTCTGTAAAGAAGAGTATGACAAACACTTCAAGAATTTTGTGATGTCTGCTGCGAAGCAGGCTGGATGCAAGGAAATTCTCAGTATTCCTCCTGTGACCTTGATGAGACCGCCGAGGGGGATGTTCGTGGCACTCAGTACATCGGGAGGAGCCAAAGAACCTGGACAGTGA